The Oceaniferula marina genomic sequence AGAGCGCTCAGAGCGACCAGTTCAGCAGATATCCACTCTTTGACAAAGGCGAGGAATACCATCATCACAAGTCCGGCGAGGAAGGCTTGCTGCCATGTTTCGAAGAAAGGCATCGTTGGAATCAGCTTAGCTCGGGATTCAGGTATTTGGCAAGGATGGTTTGTTCGTCTGGAGGGGGCTGCCAGGTCTTATACCTTTAGCAGCTTTTCCTGCCATTCCTGTTCTTTGAATCCTGTCAGTGAGATGTCAGCCCCCGTGACAAAAGGACGCTTCACCAGCATGCCATTGGACCGTAACAATTCGAGGGATTCCTGCTCACTCATGGTTGGCAGTTTGTCTTTGAGTCCGAGTGCGCGGTAATCCATTCCCGAGGTATTGAACAAAGCCTTGATGCTGCCTTTGGCTGCCAGGGCTTGTTTGAGTTCTTCCATGGTTGGCGTTTGTTCGCGGATGGCTATTTCTTCGAAATCAATGTCTTGGGACTCGAGCCATTGCTTGGCTTTCCGGCAAGTGCTGCATTTTTGGTATGCGTAATAGCGAATCATGGTTGATAGAGGGATAGCGTGTGAGAGGAATGGGAAGCAATAAAAAAAGGAGGCGTTGAGGCCTCCTTGTAGAAATAAATAGGGTGCTGAACCGAGGTCGACGATTATCCGACTCGGAAGACGATGCGGGCTTTCGATGTATCGTAAGCGGACATCTCCATCTTTACCTTGTCACCCACGACGAGGCGAATGAAGCGTTTACGCATTTTTCCGGAAATGTGAGCTAAAACTTCGTGACCGCTGGGGAGTGCCACCTTAAACATGGTCCCGGCAAGAACCGAGGTGATGACGCCCTCAATTTCGACAACATTGTTATCACGGTCGTCGTCCTTTTTTTTGCGTTGGCCGTAATTATTTCCCTTACGGCGGTTTCTTCCGCGTGGGTTTCCCCGTCCTGGTCTTTTTGGTCGTCCTGCGATAGCTTGCTCCTTTGTTGGTTGATCGCTTCTCCATGCGGATGCAC encodes the following:
- a CDS encoding arsenate reductase family protein → MIRYYAYQKCSTCRKAKQWLESQDIDFEEIAIREQTPTMEELKQALAAKGSIKALFNTSGMDYRALGLKDKLPTMSEQESLELLRSNGMLVKRPFVTGADISLTGFKEQEWQEKLLKV
- the infA gene encoding translation initiation factor IF-1, which codes for MMMCPPLRASAWRSDQPTKEQAIAGRPKRPGRGNPRGRNRRKGNNYGQRKKKDDDRDNNVVEIEGVITSVLAGTMFKVALPSGHEVLAHISGKMRKRFIRLVVGDKVKMEMSAYDTSKARIVFRVG